A segment of the Camelus bactrianus isolate YW-2024 breed Bactrian camel chromosome 22, ASM4877302v1, whole genome shotgun sequence genome:
aggaaacagattctccagCTAGTTCAactacaataattttttttacatatctTTTATTGttggttttagttttgttttcataCATGGTGGAGGAGCATCTTATGCAGTGGTTAGATTATAAAGCTAaggcataaaaacaaaacataacataGTCAATTTACCCTTGAAATTGCTTAGAAGGTTAGGTACACAATGTCACGTGTGTGCAATCGTGTCCTGTCCTCACTAGAAATGAGCTTGTGCTGTGTAGGTGATTGATGCCCCATATCTAATTCAAAACTGGAGTCGCTTAAGTACGCTTTTGCTTACAGCTTTAGTAGGTTTAAGGAGATTCCAACTTGTAGGTCCTCATTTCAGTCATCTTCTCTCTTCCATAGACGATTTTATCAGTTCCTCTAACTCTTTGAGTCAGGATTTCTCTGTGGTGCTTGGTTAATTCTCTGGTTTCTTTCCGGCTTGCGCAGAGGGAGCCATTGCAGCCCGTTTACCTGGCCGCCTGCGTTTCTCTCTTCCGGTCTGCACCCACAGTCTTTGTTTAGGTTTTGCCAACTGTATTGAACACTGAGCGCCCATGGCATACACCAGGGCCTGTGTGctatttaaatctttttgtttCCCCCCAGCACATTAGTTAAATGCACATGCATGTTCCGTGACTCCACTGGTGATGGGGGAAAAGGCCAGAAGGAAAGATACCAAATGATAGAATTTGTTGGAAGGGTGAGAACAAAGCTAGCTTGTTTTCTCTTCGTCCAAAAACATGTTGTATCTAGTTTTGTCACTACTTGtaacaaaaacaaatcaataaactTAACTCCTCCCTACAAATAATAAGAGATGAGTTTGACTGAATCCCAGTGAGCCCAGTGGCCACCATATCCTACAGACCTGCTAGGGTCCCTGAGTAGAAGGCCTGGATATAAACTGCAAAGGGATGTGAAGCCAGTGTGTCGAGGAAGAGCTTGGAGCTCAGGCGACAAACCTCCCTAGTCATGGCCTGGCATTGCTGTACTTCCAAAGTTGGATGCTCTTATGGGACCAAGGAACAGTTTGCTTCCTGTGAAAATTGCCACTTGTGAAACTTCCCCCGGCTGCTGGAGCCATGGGTTGTGTAATTTCAAAGAACCTAAAATAAGTTTCAGGTCTCTTGCCAAATTTCCCTGTACTAGCGTGACCTTGTCCCTGATACACTTGGACCTCCAGCAAGCAGCCACAGTCACTGGGAATTTCCTGTGATTGATGGGCAGGGTCTCATTAAGcccttttccttttatcttgCTGGAACATACCCAGGCATGGGGGTCCCCCTACTGGACAGGATGCAAGAGAGTTGGGGTTCAGAGGATTGACTTATGATGCCACATTTGTCGACCGAGTCACTGTTGCCCGAATGTCTGAGAGCAGGCAGGACTTGGTGCTGGGTTTGGAGGACCTGGGAACTGGCCGGCTCCCCCAGCGACCTTGTCTTCCCTCTCCTGCCGGCTGGCTCTCCTGCTGGACTGCAGTCTACTGCCCTGCCCCAGTTGTCGAGGGATCTACTCAGTTCGGTGGCACCGGTccctgtgtgtgaaagaggatgCTGCTTCCTATCCCAGCACCCAGAGGGCAGGGCCCTGAAATGGCCCAAATCCCTGCCATTCCCTCCTCGGCCCGCCTTTGTGCCTCCATCACGTGGCTCTTAATTCAACCTCTGCCATACGGTTCACCCTCAGGCTCTATGAGGCCCGATTTTCCCCAGAGGTGCAGGGTCAAGGTCATCTGGCAAAGCTAGGCTCACAGGAGAAACTTCCCCACTGGAAATAAAGCTTCGCACCTTCCCCAGTGTTCAGGACCACAGTCCTGGCATATAATGCCCAGTGGATGTCAGGTGTTCTTGGGTATAAAAATCTATGTGTATTAAGGACTTATTCCAAAACTAACACGAGAAGACCCCCTTCCCGACCTTCTTGCTGTCGAGCTTTTTCAATTCCTTAACGCCCTGTGTCCTTGCAGACCTAGAGTGGAAGATCATCTATGTCGGCTCAGCTGAAAGTGAGGAGTTTGATCAAATCCTAGACTCGGTGCTGGTTGGCCCTGTCCCAGCAGGGAGACACATGTTCGTCTTTCAGGTAAGAATCCCATAGGCCTTGACGCCTAGAAACATCCTCTTCTACCCAGAAGCACACACAGTGGTTCAGTGGTCCAAAGtgcaggttcaaatcctggctctgctctcaAGCCCTGTCTGACCTCAAAGGTGCTTCAGATACCTTTCTCTCCTCCACCTCTATGTCACAGCTGTTACCAGGAGCCACTGACTGACAGCTGAGCCTCATTATTCCTGGGAGTTTTGCTCTATAAAGTTGCTGCAAATGCTGAATTAGTGAATACTAGAGGGaatacagggttaggttcctgtgagTCACATTTTTGTTAGCCAGTCAATACTTAATCTTGTGTGTTTTGCTGTTTAAAGATTCCCTGGCTTAGTAGTATTGTTGGTTTACTCACATTGAACTCATGGCCCACAGCACTATAACTCACGCCTGAACAACGCTTATCTGACACACGGATTTTCTCCGTCAGGTACATCCCCGCCTTCTCGCTCTTGTGGACATTAGACAGCACTCAGCACTATGCTTTGGGGCccttttaaacagcaaaattaccagcaaaacacaaaaaaatgcaaaaaaaaactAAGACCGCAAAAAAGGAAGCACGTTTACAGTCTGAGAGCTGGAACAAAAAGGCAGAGTGTTACCTCATTCTACCTCAGCTGGAAACATACACACTGGGCTACTCAAATCCCTTGCTCTGTGCATGTCCTCGAATGATCATGAAAGCCCCGGACTATCGATTGGGGGGTTATAAGTACATTTCAGCAAGTAGTCGAATTTACAAATACAGAATCCGTGAATAAGGAGGATCCACTGCAGCTGCTAAATGGCTCTCTAACCCGTCATCACAGGGGTTGTCAGAAAAGCAGATTCAGTGTCATTCTTAGgcacactaaagtttgagagCCTCTGCTCAGATCCATTCACTTAACTTCCACCTTGGCTATTCCAGCCCTAGTCTAAGCAACCTCATCCCATCACCTAAGCCCTCACCCACTTACATCCGGTCCACCAGCCCTGTCTACCCAACAAGCAGGGCCGGCTTCCTGGGCATGCAGTCACACAGCACCCCACGCTTGCTATAATGTTCTGCTGTCACTGGCTGAAACTTAACAATTTTTGAACAGGAGGCTCCGTGGTCTCATTTTGTATTGGTCTCATTTTGCACCATTTACGTAGCCCATCCTGTCAGTAACAACACACGCCAGATCTGTCCACTTCTGTCTTTCTCTACTGCCTGGTCCAGGCCACTGTCATTCTCTCAGGATGACCTCTGTAGCCTCCTGCTTAGTCTCCTTGACCCCACTGAGCCCTCCTCCTATCACAGCTCCACTGGCCTCCAGAGGCAGCTTTTCAGACAGGAGCAATGCCATACTTACATCTTGCTAAACGTTCTCGGTCTTTTCTAAGCCCTTGAACTGGCCCAGCAGGCCATGATTGCCCTGGTACCCACCTGACCACCTGTTCAGCCTCATTTTATACCAATCTCCCCCTTGCTTACTATACTCCTCCTTAGCACCATATACTTCTCCTGGGTGACATCTGTCACATTTGGCATTTTACAGCCATTTGTATGATTGATTCTGTCTTCCCTACTCGACTGAAAACTCCCAAGGGCAGAAACCATACTTTTGGCTCAGTAAAGATGTGTTGCCTGAGAATCGTTGTATTACCAGTCAAGGCGTGACTGGCAATCAGTGCTAAGGCCCAGCATATGTTCCCCCTAGGCTGATGCCCCCAATCCATCCCTCATCCCGGAGACCGACGCCGTGGGTGTGACTGTGGTTCTCATCACCTGCACCTACCATGGACAGGAGTTCATCCGAGTGGGCTACTATGTCAACAATGAGTACCCCAACCCTGAGCTGCGGGAGAACCCACCCCTGAAGCCAGACTTCTCTCAGGTGGGGCCTGTCGCTGCACTTCCTGCTTCAGATAGGCAGGCTCTTTTGCACCTGGGGTTAGTTGAGTCCTTGGACTTGGAAGCCAACGTCACTTCTTAAAGTTTTCAAGTAGTGCTCAGATCTGGCAGCATGGGGCTGGAACAGGAGAGAGAAAGCTCTTTGTCGAAGTTTGCCTCACAGAATAAAGATTAGATAGGCCCCGGCCCTGAATCACTGCATAGGCATTCCCTTGCATTCTACACGTATTGTTGGTGGTGATGGAATAAGCAAGGTCTGCTCTTCCTGGGCTTGCGGTGGGGGTCTGAGAATGCCCCAGCTTTATGGGAGTAGCTAGACGGTGTGCTAACAAGTGTTGACGttcctcttcctgccccagctCCAGCGGAACATCTTGGCCTCAAACCCCCGGGTGACCCGCTTCCATATCAACTGGGACAACAACACAGACAGGCTGGAGGCCATAGAGAACCAGGACCCCACCCTGGGCTGTGGCCTCCCCCTCAGCTGCACTCCCATCAAGGGCTTGGGTCTCTCTggctgcatccctggcctccTCCCTGAGAACTCCATGGACTGCATCTAACTGTGGGACTCTGGGCCCAGATGGGACCACAGCCAGTCTCCTGGCACATCTGGAGGGGGCAGCCAGGCCTCACGGACAGTCTTGTGGAGGCCATATTGAGGACTTTGGGGCCGTCAGCTGTATCCAAGACAGTCAAACTTGGCCCCGAGGAAGGAAGGGGCCTCGGGTCTTTCCTAGCCCTGGCCCAGAAGGATCATCTCACCTCTACTGCCCAAGCCTGAAAGAAGCAGGTACTTGAGTTCTTCATTCTTTCTGACTTGTGTTCTTCCTCTCTTCCGCACGCACTGTAAACTCCACCTGCAGGCCACTGTGCCACGGTGCTCCCATGAGTACCATTGACCCAAAGCTCTTCCCACAGACCTCGCTGGCCTACCCTGAGGCTTTCTTGGTCAATGCCTGGCAAGGCTCCGGCCCTGTTGTGGGGGAGGCTCTgtcatttctttcccttcccaaaCATCtgagcagaaccacccagctTTCTGGAGTCACAGGCCAGGAGTCTTGGTAGAGGTGGATTTGGAATTAACTTCTGTCCCTCTCCTAAGATGATTTTTAGCTCTTTTCAATCAAACAGTCCTCTGGAAAACTGTTCCTGAGGGTGATCAGCAGGATGCTGAGGAAAGATGGTTGACTCTCCTCTCAGTCACAACCACCTTCCTGATACCTCCTAACTGGATGTGGCTTTCCCTGGAGGCTGCCACTGTGACAGGATGGCATGCTGGAGGGGCCTGCTGTGTTTGGTCTGTCCCAGTGTCGGTATCAGGGCCCCTCTGCTTCTGGCTGCCTTGATCTGCCCTCTGCTAAGAACTCATGCTCTCATAGGCCACAGAGTACAGACAAGGGAAGCAGCAGGGGCCCTGAAAACCTTTCCTCCCGCCGCCATGCTCCCCACCTGCACCCTCGTCCCCTTGCTGCTATGTGGATGCTGTTGTGATTACAGTTTGTATATTAAAGggtttttatattaaatatgtttggttggtctaaaaataaaaagcacttcATCTAGACTGTATCTGCTTTTGTCTCGGGTAGGCTGAGGCAGTTTTGTCCATCTTTCTTCATTAAAGGAGAGCAGGGAGCCTCTTGCCCCAGCCAGCAGGTTGACTACTAGTTGTCTCCTTGTACAGCTTCTTACTCTAGTCTTAATTGTTATAGTTGTATTCcaaactgaggtccagggaagGGTTTTTCTTGTCAAAACTTAAGCAAGCCGGCTGTTCCGTAGATAGAGCATAAACAGTGATTTTTCAGACTTTGACCTTGACCTgcaggaagaaattaacactgtGCTCCAAGGACACACAcagtaacatttttattaaattttacttaacCTTATTTTGTAACTCCACAGCCCAGATGGAGTGGTTTGGCTAGTGAGCCATTTCCCCAtaattcacagaaaaaccctGACTTTTCTCTCCCTGAGACTTTGGTCGCCTTAGGAATGTGGGTCCAGACAGCTGCTGGGTGGGGTGCAGGTTGTACAAGTCTAGAGACAGAGCAGTGAATTGGCTTGTGGACCTGAGGCTAGCTAGCCCTTCCAAGCACAGGAGGACTGGCTCTAGTCTCCCGCCCCTCCCATCACCTCTGGGCCTTCCTCTACTTAAGTAGTTCTCAACTGGAGGCAGTTTTGCCCTCGAGGGCACATGTAACAATGTCTAGAGATGGTTTTGGTTGTCAAAAGTGGCAGAGGAGACAGAGGTTCTACTGGCATCCAGTGGACAGAGAGACttgggatgctgctaaacacctTACAGTGCACAAGATGCCCCCCGCCCCTCGGCAAGGAATGATCCGGCCCCGAACGTCAGTAACGTGGCAATGGGAAACTGACCTCCTCAGGCTGTGTATTAAAAGGGCACCTTAAAGGAAGGGGCATCTTGCTACTCTGCTCTAGGAGGGCAGGTTCCTTTTGCATTGCCCAGACAGGGAATCCTCAGCCTGGCTGCACCCcatattcctcatctgtaaaatgggagtgatgaTAATAGTACCTATGTGACAGGAGTGCAGTACAAAGTAATGTATTTAACGAGTGCCAGCTCATACTACTGGCATGAGCCCAGGTGGGCGCCCAGCAAAGGGATGGATACTGAGCGCCCCTCTCACAACATCCCCTGGCTCTCGGAACCCAGCATCCTCCTGAAGCTCGGTCTGTGGCTGAGGGAGACCCAGAGTACCCCAGCCCGGACTCAGAGCCTGCTACTGCTAACCTGCGCCAGGCCTTATGAATGACGACCGGCGGCCCGACGACCTATGACCCGCGGCGCCTGCCGCGCCCCTCCCCCGCTGGCAGGTGGACAGCGGCTGCGCCGGGTTGGGGGTGGGCCGCGGCGCCAACCTTGGCTGGCCAGCAGCCGCTGCCGCACTGAGCGGGGGCGGGAGACTGCGGCGCGCACGAGGCCGGGCGGACGCCTGCCTGGACCGCCTCCTGGGCCTCGGAGCGCTGCGCGGCCGCCCGCCAGCTTCGGCCGCCCCACCCGGCCGGCCGGGGTAGCAGGCTGCACCTCCGCCCCGCCCTCTCACCCCGGGATTGACACTGAACGTTCTGCGGGGGGCTTGCCGGACAGCGCGCCTCCGCCAATTGGCGGCCTAGCTGGGCGAGCCCCGGGCCCTGTCGGGAACCTCGACCAACCAGGCGCGTCGGCCCGCCTGGCTGAGGCCTTGCGAGAGCGCGAGTGGCCGGGCGTCCTAGGGGCGCGTCACGGGGCCGAGAGCCTATGTCGGCGCGGGAGGGTCGCGGAGGGCCAATGGGCGGCAGCTCAGTGCCGTCAGTCAGGGCAGCCTAGGCCAATGAGCGGCGGGCTGCGGGGGCGTCACGGACAGCAGCAGCGGACTTGGGCTGAGGTtcccgggcgggcgggcgcgGAGAGACGCGGGAAGCAGGGGCTGGGCGGGGGTCGCGGCGCCGCAGCCAGCGCAGCCAACCCgaggggccgccgccgccgccgcccagcgCGCTCCGGGGCCGCGGGCCGCCTCCAGCACCCTCCGCGCCGCAGCTCCGGGACCGGCCCCGGCCGCCGCAGCCGCGATGGGCAACGCCGCCGCCGCCAAGAAGGGCAGCGAGCAGGAGAGCGGTGAGTGCCGGGGCCGTGACCCCGATTCCGGCCCCGCGCTGCCATCCCCCTCCGTCCATCACCGCCTGGCCCCTCCCCCCACGCGCCCCCCCCATTTCTCTCTGCTTACCCCCCTGCACTCCTTCGCGCTGTCTGTCCAAGGTTGGGGCCCAAGGCCCGCAGAGGACCCTGTAGGAACCCCCGTGCCAAAGACCTCCCCCCATTGCAAAGACTGTGCCCCCCCAGCTGTCACTGCCAACCATGGCACGTATGACCGCTGGAGCCCCACATGGGGCCCTGTCACcaccccctctcctttcctgGCCCTTCTCCCTAGATTCTGATCCCTCTACTTCCTCACTCACCTCTCCCACAGATGGGACCCACTGCCATACCCCCACCCAGGCTTCTGCCAGTCTGGGAGTGCTGTGGGGTCTGCCTCCCACCGGAGGGACCTTGGCCACTTGGtgaccacacccctcccccctccagcCCCCGCCATCTTtctcctgcccttcccctctTCACCTTATCACAGCCCCCCTCTAAACCCACTCTGCTCCCCCTGAGCATTTCCCAGAGCTACCTCCAGCgttgttttttccttctgtgtcccTTGGCATGGGGGACAGGATCTTTCTGGGTCCCTCTGCCCCGCTCTCATCCTGTCACTCTCTGTCACtctgcttctctgcttctctgcctgTGCTCCCTCCTCCAAGCAAGCGTCTGTCCCTGGCTGGGGTAGCAGACTGTTTATGAACCTAGAGAACTGCTTCAGTGCTTCCAAAGCCAAGTTTGGGCCGATCTTGATGGAATTCATTGCGTCCTGTTTCCTagtttgcggggggggggggggggggcggggggcggggtggtCAGCAGAGAGCCCCTTCCCATCTCTTGCTATGCAGTGAGCTCTAGGCTCCTTGGAGGGCCCCTCAATAAATGGTTGTTTCACAACTGAGGCTCCTTCATTCACCCAGTCCCCTGGGCTCCTTCACCCACTCCTGGCTTGGGATGGAAAGTAGGAGATGAAGAGTGTCTGGGTTTAGCAAGGCTCATTCAGCTTGAGAAAGAGGGATGGCAGTTGGGAATAGTAGTGAGTGACATCTAATGACTTGCTTTGCCAAGGGACAGATAGATTATGATCATTCCCAGGGTTCAGCCAGAGATGGACCTGTTTCCCCCTCAGCCCCCAAATTATAGTGGCCTTTTCCATCCAGCCAAAGAAAGagattctatacctggaaatgcCTTCAGAAATGGTCTTGAGCCCCTTCCTCAATTCCTCCAGCTGTTAAATTGTCATCACTCCAGGCCTAAAGCTGGACCTCAGCTAGGATCCCCTTCCAGTTACCCAGAAACAGAGCTGAAAAGGGAAGCCACGTACTTAATGTCCTCTCCCGGTTATTGGTCTCAAACCCCAGCATCTGGGTTCCCTGAATGCTCCCCCCAAGAAAGACCCAGGCATGGAAGTCAGGGAACTTTATTCCCACCCGGATTCAAATGGCAGAACTCAGAATCGCCAAGCAGCCATGGAGAGGCCTGACATGTCACCGATGGGCGGGGGACAGGGAGGCAAGTGCCTGTAGCTGAGTGCTTGATGACAGAGGAGCAGGTGGGTAGTGACCAAAAAAGGTCTAGGCATGAGCTTGGAGGGGACtaggcagagggggaggggccAGGCCCCCAGCAGGTGAGACTGGCTGGGAGGTGGAAGATGGAGGCAGACAGCTATATATTTCAGTGGCTCAGTTGAAAGTTAGGGAGATGACATAGTCCTGGAAAACTTTCAGGGCGTATCAAACACTTGTAGTGAGGAGGGGGGAAGTGGAAAGCTGCACAGGGAAAAGGATCCCCAAGAAAATGATCAGAGGCTCCAGAAGGAACCGCTAAGTCTCTCAGAGCGCAGGCCGGACACCCAGGAATGGACTATCAAGATGAAATAGAGCCACTAGGTCTTGGGCATCCAGGATGGGCCAGGCTAAGTGGTCTCCATTGATCTGTCTGCTCAAGTAATTTTCATAACGGACTGTTAATCCGAATTTTCCAAACGAGCTCTCTGAGTTTGACATAGATGATGCCACAGAGGTAGGATTCACATCAGATCCACCTCCCAGCCAACTTCTGGAACCCCACGATTTCCCAACTCCAACATTCTCAAGCCGCCTCCCTGATTTTTACTCTATTCACTTCTATTTTGTTAacgtaaaataaaaattttgactCACTTTCGTCCAGATGTAAATTTTGATCCGTCCTAAGcaataatataaatgaaatcatgggATTGCTGTGCCAGTTATATTCTCTCTGATACACATTGAAATACAAAGTAACTAGAAAAGTGAAACATCTCTAAAATCATTTCAGGCCCTGCCAATGGGACCTATGTCACATTTTGGGAAACACCCTAAACTGTACTTCCTTCCAAGCCTTGCAGGGGCTCCCAGAGAAGGAAATCGGATGAGGAAGGAAGCCCCTCTTTGCTTCCAAGCTCTGATTCTGAGAGGATGGAGTTAGACAAAATTTGCCCTCTTGTAACTAGGATGGCGTGGGAgccgggtgggggcgggggtagTAGTCAGGCCAGCCTGCAGGGGGCACCTGAATTTCATCTGCCAGACACGAGCCCGATTAGAGTAAGGAAAATGCCCAAACCTCCGTAGGAACCAGTCTAGCATCCTGCAGCCCCCTGTGCTACTATCTCCATTGCCGGGACAGGACAGCATTGGCCTCCTCCCAAGAAGGCAGGGATGTAGAACACGCcctggggtagggtgggggaaGTGTATACCCAAAGATGCCACAGCCATTGGCAGGGGCCTGGGTAAGATGctaagaaggcagagaaaaaagacCAAACCCTGGGCCCTGAGCAAGCTGGAGGAATTGAGAGACGGTAGTGGCCCCTagaggccctggggacaggaggCTAAATGGGGCTCAGGCCTTAGCTGCCCTGGCCAAAAGCACCCCTGAGAGCTCATAGGAGAAAGGACAGGGCTCGTGAGAGGGAGCCCTCcagaaccaccccccacccccaggccagagGGAAAAGCAGATCCAGGCTCTGAGAGTGAGAATTGTCCCCAAGAGGTCCCTAGATGGGAAGAATTGTGGCCCTCTAACATCCTACAGAGGCCTGAGAGGGCCAAACAGCCTCTGTGCATTGGCAGTTGTATGGGTGCACAAGAGGGTCCTGATAACGCACCTTTTGCCTTAGTCCAACTGGGCCTACAGTAACTTGAAggtcccctctgcccctcccctgcagccACTGGCCCCCAGGTTGGGTTTCTCTCCTAGCCACTACCCCACAACTCACTGGCTCCCCCTATAGGCAGGGCTCTGGCAATGGGCAGCCAAGCTGGTGCAGCAGGTCTCATGAGCCTTCCCAGCCACCGTAGTCCTGGTGCCCAGAGAGGAAGACTGAGCGATGGCTTCCAATACCAACGATGGTGAGGCGGAGCCCTGTTGCTATAGCAACTTCCCAGGCACTCTCTGACCCTCAAGTCAGGGAGAGATTGCAGTAGGGTTTAGGGAGCAGGTGGAGAGGAAAAGACTGTGAGCTCCTGGCTGGCCCTGGAAACCCTCCTTTACTAACAACCCTGGGCTGGGGGGCCTGGGAAAGAGCAGGGGGGATGGGTGGTTCAGTTCAGACAAGGGGGATAGTCCACCCAGAGTCGGGGGTATCCAGCTTAGACCCAGACAGTGG
Coding sequences within it:
- the ASF1B gene encoding histone chaperone ASF1B, producing MAKVSVLNVAVLENPSPFHSPFRFEISFECSEALADDLEWKIIYVGSAESEEFDQILDSVLVGPVPAGRHMFVFQADAPNPSLIPETDAVGVTVVLITCTYHGQEFIRVGYYVNNEYPNPELRENPPLKPDFSQLQRNILASNPRVTRFHINWDNNTDRLEAIENQDPTLGCGLPLSCTPIKGLGLSGCIPGLLPENSMDCI